The genomic stretch CCATCAACCTCCTTGCagagggattaaaaaaatatacttacaTGTAAGTTCAACGGCTCTCCGGCAGTAGGACTTCTTGGCTGTGTAGTTCACTGCCAGCTCCAAGTCATTACTGCTGAAAGCGTTCCTGGCGGGACAGAAACAGACCCTGCTGGGCCACGTGCGGCTGCCTCTCTCCTGATGAAGGAACTGCCGCTGCAGGGGCAGGCAACCACAGTGCTACTGGGGGTATCGGTAGTAAAGGAGGAAATGTACATTCACCCtaatctttttcatttccctcctACTGGATCAGTGCCATTGCTTACAACGTCCGAGCAAAACAGTCACTTGATAAACAAGGCTGATCTGTCAAGGAGTGAGTCACAGAGGTTTTTTGGGGAGGAAATGGGATACTCATTTCCTACTCAAAGAGTGGTCTGTACCAGTAGGAATATGGTGCCCAGATCTACCACCTCCTAAAGCGATCTCTGGCCCGATGCACAACTCCAGCCTGTCAATGCTCTCTGTTAGCATGTGCAACCCCCATTGGTTAGCCAAAAAGAAACTAAAGGGAGCTTCACACCATGGCCCCAAAAGGGTGGTGATGGGCATGCTGCTGGCAGATGCTGTGCGACCTCTCTGGTACAGGGCCATGCAGAGGTCCAGCTCCAGGGAACAAAAACACAGCAGATGCTCAAGAGCTCCCAGGAAGCTAGCACCACAAGGAAAGAGCAACAATGCTACACCAGTTAGGAAAGGCATCCTTACATACTACCAGTTTCCAAACTGGGATGGGGGTGGTGTCATGGGAGATGAGAGTAGGTGGGATTCCTTCACCAGCTCAAGAAACTCCCTTACTGAAAAGATGCTCTTCCAAAGTAGTTAATTATATCACATTTCCAGTTTGGCAGCAGACACCCAAGTGATAGCGCTTATAAGAGAAGCTGCTAGCAGCACAGTTGTTTAACAAAACCAGTAGCACAGGGCAGTTAAATGCCACTTAGAAAGTCACACGGGTGAGTGAGTAGCGTTGGCTTGTTGTAGCAGAAAACAGCCCTTTGTCTGCATTATTAAAACACCACTTATGCAGTCCAGTGGCAGTCTCTCTGCTTGGCGGGGCTGGTGCCATGCTTAGCCATGGGACCAAGACAGATCTGGCGTGTGACGAGGCAGGAGGGGTTTCTCTAGGCCACAGGATATTATACATCTCTGCTCTCTCACCTCTGTGTCAAAATGCTGAGGCCACCCTCCCATACCAAGTTGCACAAGCTTACTTCCCCTTAAAAATAGGAATAGTGAGTGGAAGGTGAACTGCTGGGCtaaggaagggaggggaagtaCCGTCACTGCGGTAAAAATACACTTAGTCCCTCACCACGGGcataaaaaaatgccatttgtgGCAACGACATCAGTACGGGAGACAGAAATCTTGTCCCAATCTCCAGCATGGGCTGCTGGCCATCCAGCCCGCCTGCCTGTGCCCCACGCACCTGTGACCTGCTCAGCTCGGGGCACATCTGCAAGCTGTTTTCCCTTCAGCTTACCCGTATTTTGTTTCCACACATCTTTTCTGGATGACCACGGACAAGCAGAGGATCAGCCCGACAGCAATCGTCCCGCAGATAAAGCCCAGGGCTACAATAAAGGAGTCCGCATTCCCAGATGCTGGAGTCGAAGAGGGAGCTGAGGTTATTAACCCTAAGAAGATATCCCATTAATGGAGCTGGTAAAACAGTCAGCCTGCAGCACCCGGGGATTGGGGGAGGATTTCCCAGGGGCTGAAACCAAACCCACTAAAGCCCAAAGGGTTACACAGGAGAAGAGGGCATGAGGACCAAGGCTGCATGTGGAGAGCAAGTCTCTCCTGGCCACCAAAGCATGCTGAAGGTCCCAGATTCTTGGCCAATAGCCTGGCCGACTGGGAAAGTGTCTGAAGGAGGATGGAGAGATGCCAAATGGCCTTGACCAGGCAAGGAGAGTGTGCTTCCCCATCATCCTCCCCTGCACCCACGCTGCACTGGCAGGGACGGCCATCTCCTTACCGCTGCCAGGGATGAAGACCTCCACCGGGCTGCTGAAAGGTCCCACTCCCCCTTTGGTGATGGCAGCCACACGGACAGAGCAGGTGGCATTGGTGGCCACCACGGGCAGGACGGCCACGCTGGTGTTCGGCTGGGCTTCAGTGGAGATGTTCTGCTGgagagaagaagggaagaaaagcctgggctgggggagacaGCAGCCCATCCCTACAGCAGGAGGGAAACCCAGAGATTTATTGAGAATTGTCTCCTCAAACTTCtgtgttgctttgctttcacaagCCCAGAGGAAATGCAGCACCAAACTATTTATGGAGAATAATAGCCCTGCCTGCAAGCGCCGGATGGGATCTGGAAAGGGGCTGAGCAGAGTTTCCCATTCAAACCTCATGCCACTGTTGCTCTTTGCTTGTCAAcagcagcaggaccagcagCCTGAGCCAGAAAAGAGGCAGGAAAGCGATCTCgcaagggagggggaaaggcaTTTCATGCACTGGCAGTAACATGGATTTTGACCCCTAGCCTTCATTGCAGTCGGCTTGGCCAGTGGAGGCTCATGCCCCTCTTCACTGCCGGCCAGGGATGCCCACGGCTCGtgccgctcagcacccacagagCCTCGGCGCTCGCCACTGCCGTTCCTCCGCAGAGCATCTCTGACTgcttccagctgcagcactgctggcttGATCATTCAAGTGCCCAGCCACAGAAAGCAGATCTTAGGGCAGATATTTTCTGACTGTGGTTTTTCTGTCAAGctaataatattttcatttttaagggcGTGTTTCCTTGCCTGGTAACATGGCAGGAGACAGCATGCTCCATGGCACAGACCTTTCTCCTTGGTAAAAAAACAAGTGAGTCTTTTCCTGCAAATTCCCTGTTGTTTCCTAGACTCCTGCAACTGAGAAaatgcctgctgctgctccctgctgaCCCCCAGCTGCAAAACAGCTGGCCAGCGGTACCCAAAACATCTGGAGGGCTGCTGTggccagcagagcccagctcctTACCCTAGCTGAACATCACATGGatgagcaaaagcagcagccgAAGGGAATCGGtgggcaaggaggaggaaattGGAGCTCCTCAGAGGGAACCAGTTTCTGTTCATAGtcataaaaaaaccacagaactgGATGTGAAACACACCCCAACCCCAGGAGCGTGTCTGCACCATCGGGCAGCGGCGTGAGCTGATACCCGCTGCTGCCTCCGCTCCCACACTCCTGCTTTCCTCCCACCTCATGTTCATGCCATCCTTCATCGGAAACGCACACGAGATCTTGTCCCCGCTGCCAACTTAAAAATGCACCGGGATCCTTTCATATCACAGATGGCACTGCTGTGTCATCTGAGGACAGAGCCCAACTGATATCAAACAGACCGTGGAGAGCATGAGCACACTGGCAAAGCAGACAGTCATTCTGGCAGGACAGAACTGCCaaagttaatgtttttttaagagtCTTGCGGTAGCTGAGGAATTTCTTCACGTCTTAGCTCCGGCAGCCTTGGGTCAAACAAGTACTGCTggtttaagaataaaataaagcaacttttttgaagtttttaaaatagttttcaagCTGGttgtggagaaaaggaggcctGCAGGTGGCCCTGCTGACACAGAAATACGGGAcacccccctccacccccagcctTTATCGTGCTGGGGTTGTTAAACAGATGGTTATTTTGGGGTATTTCATATTTAGCCTGCCCAGGACCAAAACTCAGAGactttatttctgagaaatcaGAGCTCCACTTGACAGAAAGCACGTTGCTCTTCTGCTTCAAACTGTCTGTCCATCAGCTCAGGGGACCCTTGGGGGTACATGGGGGAACAGGGCACTGCACCAGCCCGTGGTGCTCTGCAGAAAGGTTACAGCACAAGCTCAAGCTGTTCCCGTGCCTCTTAATTCTGCAACAGCCCTTATAAAAAGGCATGCTGGCCCCTGCCCTTGGCTGGCTCTGACACGTATTTTTGCCTTCCATATAACCTGGAGGCTaacaaaacaaatcagcaaCAAACACAACTGCTTCCTTCAGTCTGCAAGGAGCCAGGGTCCCTTGCACAGCTACCTCCCTCCTGAGCTCATTCCCCactagaggggtttttttgagccTCCTGGAAGCCAGCATTAATGAGAACAGTTATTGACCAGGAACCCAAGCAGAAATTTCACCCCATAAGCATTTGACTGGGGAAAtttataaaaaacaacaacaaaaaaagacagtctCCCAGGGTTTAAAGGGCAAGTCCTGTTTTTCGCTTTCTGCTTGAGAGACGACAAATAtgtcagcatattttttttccatgctagTCACAAGACCATAATATTGTTTCCCTGACTTCACTCGGTCTGGATCTATACATGCTCTTCTTCAGAGGCGcaaaaggagaacagaaaatgcagcatcCTGCAAAAAATAGGGTGTGAGTCACTTTTTCCACATCGGATTCAGGCTGTCAGTGCCTCTCTGTGCTTTCAGCCTGGGACAGAGGAAGACCAAACCACAGTGCAGAGGCGACAGCTGGATACATCTGCGCAATTATCCAGAGGCTCCCTGACCACTGGCAGAGGCTGGATGGgatgctctttggcccagcaGCTGAGATGTGCCAGGACTGTCCAAGAGGTCAGGCCAACCTCGCCCTAGCAAATTCCTGAAGGCTACTTCCCAAATCCTGGGAAAGGCAAGCAAGGTTGCGCCAGATGACTTCATATGCTCATGGACAGGCCCTCAGCCCCAAAATGTTCCTTGAGCTATGAAACTCTGTGCCATGGCTTTGCAGATGAGTTAATGCATGGAATAAATCCCATCTGAGTAAGGAACGACTCAAAACCCAGGGAACGAATTCTCCCAAACACCTTATGATCGACTCCATTGCTGAAAGTGCCAAGAGATGCTGCCAAACCTTGACTGCCACTCCAAAGGCCATACCAAAGATTGTCAACACCAGGAAGAGCATCTCAATTCTAGTTTAGAGAGTAGGAGCTGTGGTAGCACACCTCTTGTCTCCTTCATGCAGAACTGCTTAGTCACAATATTAAAGACTTAGGGCATTACCATGAGTTACATAAACACACGAGAGAGAGACTACTTGTATTAAAAAAGCCCAGATGAAAGCACAAGGCAGCAGACAAATAAGCTCAGAAAGAATATACGGAAGCACCAAGACCAAACTGGACATCCCTGCTTGATGCCTGCTGGGATTTTTTCTAGGTTTTAGCCATTCTTCCCCATTCCCCAATGACTTACCAACTCCTTGGAGTTCTGCCACCTGTACCAGATGTGATAGCCCTGCAGTTCCCCATGGATCTTCCCCAGGGGTGGCTTCACCCATCGGATCTCCACAGAGGAGATGGATTCATTGAATGACACTGTGACGTTCAGTGGTGGGGTGGTCGGAGCTGCAGGaatcaaagagaaagaaggtgaGGGGAGCCAGGTGGATGGGTGCAAAGACATGGTAGGCTGCTGGAAAATGAGCTGTAGCTCATTCAGAAAGCGCACTGTATTTCCTACAGCCTTTACTATTTCCAGCAGGTGACCGCCCATGGGTAAATTTCCTTTCCCCAATCAACAGAGTCGAGATGTCCCACCCCGTAAGCAACCATGACTTTGGACCAGCGTCTCATCCAGAGAGTCCTGCACAAAGCACAGCTGCGCGACCGAGGCAGGGAAACCATTCTCAGTCTTCGCTACTCATTTCCTACCTCCCTCAGTAGTGCTGGCGGTTATCCAGGGGCTAAATGCTGACCAGCCGACTTCATTCCTGCAGGAAACGCGGATGTTATAGTCTGCCATGGGCCCCAGCTGCTGGATGTGATACACGTGGGGAGGCACCGAGGTGTTGAAGAGCAGAAGTGAGACGTTGCTTTGTGGAACAGCTTCCTTGACCTTAATTGAAAAATCAGTCCACAAACAGGGATTAGTCAGCAGCAACCTGCAGGGTGAGATGCATGGCAGGAATTTTACATCTGTAAACAGGATCCAGAGCCCTGCCTCCTTCCAAACACTGGCAGGGCCTTGTTCCTGCATGGTGGCTCGTCTCTGCTGAGCAGAAAGCTGATGGCAGGCCATTCACGGGGCCCAGGGCGAGGACTCCAACAGACGCAGAGAAGAAAGAGTTGCTGTGGGGACACGGCAGAGATGTGTGAAATCGCCATCACCGcggaaaggaggagggaggggtgaTTTGCTCTTTCTTGTGGGACGGAGCAGAAGGAGCACCCAGTAACATTACCAGGCAGCGAGTCCCAAACAAACAAAGTCCTTTCTCGTGCAGCACATCATTAGACAGCAGGACTTATTGCCATCAGATGTTGCAGGACTAATCACAGACCTCATCAGACTCCATCATTACATTTAGCAGCATGGATGAATTCAACATACTAAAAACAAGTCATGCTTTTTACACAAAGAGAAATTAGTCTCTCCCCAAAGGGCTGGCTATTGAGCACCCATGTAGCTGCCCACAGCCAGCCCTTGCAGTTCTCCAGAAAGCATCTCATTTCGTGAGAAGCACCATGAGAGTGCCCTGGGCCGGGACggtggaaggaaagagggaagagcaAGAAGGAGGGATGCCAGCGCAAGCGAGACAGTTAACTCAGAAGACAACCCACAGGATGTGTTTCAGCATGAACCACAATCAGAAGGTCATACAGTCCTCTCTAAAGCCTCTGTGCATGGTTTTGGGGTGGCAGGAGACCTGTCCTTCTGCTTAAGCAACTTGAGTATTCCCCTGGCTAGCTCAGGATGCTCAGGACAGTCTCAGCACCAACACCAGCAGTATTTGCCAGCCAAAATGAAAGAGAATAGCCTTCAGCCTCATAAAGCTGAGAAGGTTCCCAAGCCATCGCTAGATGCTTTGAGGGAGGTGAACAGTGATCAGATGAACATGCAAGCCACTCCTGAAAGCACCACTGGGACTGCCTGTTCTCCTGAGCATGAGGCCCAGCTCGGCTATCTCAACCCTCAATTTGTCTTCTGGAGAGAGTCcatcaaattaatatttttttttttttaaattgggcTTTTTGCAAACTTAGTTTGAACTTGGCAGGTGTGACAGCAACAGCTTCCCTTTTAAGCACCAGCGTGCTCAGAAATGAGTCACTTGGTCGGTGGGCCATGCTACCCTAGTGAGGGGATTATCAAAGGGGACAGGAGCAAAAAGGCTTAGTCACAGCTGTGTTTTTGCCAGAAATCATGTCTTGTTTTCCAATTCAAAAGGCTATTTCCTAATGACAGACTGTGAATGTTAAGTCATAGGAAATTCCTTGGCTCTCCACCCCACTTCCTGAGCTCCAGCTGGAAGGCAGCAGTGGATGTGGCGCTAATATTAGCTCTGGTACCTTTCCTCCCTGTAAATCCTTTCACTTTTACCTGGCTTCAAACATTGCCTCTCTCCACGTGTTACCTCAGCCAGAGTATAGGTTAGCTAGTATAAAAAACACATCCACAAGAGGGCAAGCAATGGGCTTGAACTGTGAAACCCAGCAAAGTCAAACAGATAGAGCAGGTAGAAACTACTTGCAGGGCTGTACCCTGGGGTTGGCATTCCCTGACTTGTCCAGGAGACAGGCAACCTCTCAGCTCCTTCTCAGTACAAAGCTCCACCTCCAAACCCCAGTGGGAAGGCTGCTTGGTCGGGAAATGTTTGACCAGGCGGTAAAAGTAGGGACAAGCATGTGCCTGCAGCAATTCAAGGCTTGCAAAGTCTCCCAAAGAGCTACCTGGAGCAGTTCTGGGCATCTCCCCATGAAGAGTCATGACAACCTGACTGTCTTGCTCGAGGAGAGTGATTCTTGCGGCTCACTCCCGCATGCTTCACAGGCATGAGCCCAGATGGGCTCTTCCAGGCAGGTGGCTTGCCTGTTCCCATCGCCCCTTGTTTCTCCCCCCACTCGACCACGCCGCTCCCAGGACAAAAGCCTGCTTCACGTTCCCTGAGTCAGTCTCTCTgtgggacaccttccaccaacTAACCCCCAGCACAGCGGGcagagcaaagctgctttttgtaAGCAGACACCACCAAGCTGGTCCgtctccagcagctccttccaAGCCTCCTGTCCGCCTCGGCAGTGCTCCGGCTACCCCAGGTCCCAGCGCCTGTGGACTGCTTGCTGCCCAACTTGGACTCCACAACATAGTGCTGCCACAAATTCCCCAGCCACCTGGACCACAGGGTGCGGGTGGGACAGCGTGCCAGCTTCCCCTTTTAAACCCACTGGAAAAGTCCAACTCAATTTGCCTAAACCAATAGCATGGTCAAATCTTTGCACTTCATGCCAAACAACACTGATTTCCACCTGCCTTGGAGTATCCATGTGAGGGAAGGTTGCAGGGGCAAGGGGAGTTATGGATGCTTACCTGGACACTGCAGCTGTACAAGGCAGAGAATGCATCAAAGCCCGGCACCCAGGATATCACGATACTGTGGGCCGTTCTGTTGAGGACATGCACGCTGGTGGGTGCAGATGGTATTCCTGCAGGGAAAAGCCAAGGGCAGTCAGCTGGAGGCCTAAGCACAAATGTAGCACATCTGGCTTCCCTCTGGCAGCTCCCAGGGCTCAAACCAACTCTGCATGAACCCCAGGTACTGCCCTGGCTACAGCCACAATGGCATCCTTTATCAGTGTACCGTGGATGTCTCAGACCACCAGacagggaagcagaaaaaagtcATTTGCAGAACTATTTTGATCATGATCTATATTTGTGAGCTGAAACAGCACTCTGGGTTGCTTAGAGGCAATGACATATTTCGGGGAACACCTTCCTTGCATTGCCAGAGTGGGTCCCGTCTGGAATGTCGAGAATTTCCACCGTTTCCTATGGAAAACTGCGAGCACTGCCCTGGttgtgaaggaaggaaaagagtgaTACAGCCCTTCCGAAACCCGCTCTGGGGCTGACAGTTCTGCtttcaaatgtgatttttgGTGCTTCCTCCCACAGCGGTGATACTAGGATGACAGAACCGCACTGGGTGACTGTTCTACTATGTGCATCCCACTtgattttaaatagttttaaaatgaggaaaaataagtaCAGGAGTCCTAAAAACACTAGAATGAGTGCTTGGGAGTGTGGAGACCAGGACAGCTCCTTCTTGGACACAGGTACTCAATAGGTAAGGTGAGCATCACTTTCCCTCTTACCTTTCACGTTGACCTGCCCCGGGTTGGATGCAGTCAGCCCTTTACTGTTGTGAGCCTCACAGCTGAACAGTGTTGTTTCATTAAGACCTGCAGGGGGAAAAACAAGGGCCTGTTCACTGGACCTGCACAAAACGTCCAAATCGCACCAATTCTCCACCTGCTGCTTATCGAAAACCCTCGTGGCTTCCTTTCTTGCactgttgctttatttttttccagcaacacAAAAGACCTTCTATTTAGCACTCATCGCTTCCCTTCGTGGCATTTCTGTGCTGACTGTCTGGGGGCGACCCCTGCGATCCAGCTCACCCACCTTCCACGCTGCGAGCACGAGCATGCCGTCAGTGCCATCAGGACAGTACATTTCTACGGCACCATTGCACAACCTCCTGAGTAAGCATTTGTTTTGCGTTCaaaaagggaaaggcagaaagcagaagagcccACCACCATGGCTTGAATCAGATGACTTATTGCTTTTCGAAGATTGCTCAAATCTCCCAGCTGATAATGGAGAACGACTGGTTTGGGGGCCACTGGAAATACCCGAGTGCAGACGGCTGCTTGTTTCCCCTGTGGTGTGGGCATGGCCTGTGTGAGATGACCCCGGGCAGCAACAGTGCTCAGGATTTTCATCTCATGGAAAGGACTTTTACTGGAGGTGCAGGGTTGTCCCTCCTGGGCAcattgcttgctgctgctgcaaggtgGAGGGCTCGCCATGGCATGCTGGACATGCCGAGCGTTTGCTCACACCAGCAGCGGTGCCTCTCAGTATGACCGGGCTCCTGGGCCAGGAGGGGGACTGTTCAAATGACCTGACCTAGCATGTGCCAGCCGGATGCAAGAACATCCAAGAGGAATGAGTCATTTCTTCCGGCTTTCGCTGCCTTTTAAAGCCTGCCTTTGGACATCAAGACGAGTCAGTTATAGTCTGGCTGCTAATTAGCTAGTGGTCTTCTCCTCATGAGCAAAGCAAGAAATCCCTCCTCTCTTTTGCCTCTGCAGCAAAACTGTGATGGGTTTTATGTTACATGAAGGACTTTTCTCCCTGTGCTGCACCAGGCTGGCATGGAGACACCTTCCCACTCTGCCCTTCCTGGCAGCCACACAGAGGTATCCCAGCTGGCCATGGCAAGGACACTGCTGGGCTCACCTGGCACGGTCAGGACTGACGGGGAGATGTGGGGCTTTTCATTCACTTGGATGTTGTTGCGAAACCAATAGATCTCCACAGGCTCTGGTGGGCCCACGGCTTGGCATGTGAGGTTGAAGGGACTGTTCTTGGTGACATTCAGCTTCTCAGGCTGACGAATGAAGTGTGGGAGCCCTGCATGGACACAAGCAGAGAAGCAAGAGATTCAGAGAGCTCAGCAACACAGCCCTATCAACAATCCCAAACTGTCCTGCCAGGGGCTATGCCCATCTCCGGCAACAAGGCCCTTCCCATCCAGGACTCCCTGTTTCTGGGGGACAACTCACAGCTCCCAGATCACGGTCCCCAGGGCTGTCACTCAGCCAGGGCACAATGCTCCACACCTCCAGCACATCTGCCCTAGCCCTCCTCCAGCTCACCTTCCAGCTGCACCGAGATCGGATCTGACACCACCTCAGTGCCAGAGATATTGAGTTTGCAGACGTAGGAGCCATTATCCGAGCGCTGGGCGGCAAGGATGCTGCCAGAGAGAATGGAGACCAGGTCAGGGCTTTGGCAGGGAGCCTTGCCCCACACACGGCTCCTGCAGGAGGACATGGCGATAATGCCAGCCTGGGTGTGGGTTTCGATCAGTACCAACCACCCCACAGCACACACCAAGCAGAAGCTAGGCTTGCAAAGCCAGGCTTTGGGGACTAGGCAGCACCTGCCCATCCTAGTTCCAGTCCCAAGCCCCTGCAAGCTGTCCGGCCTCCCGTCCCTCCCCAGGAGCCAACGTGTAGGGCATTCCTCCAGGAAGGATGGCATCGGTTACCTGAAGGTGGAAGTCATTGTCACCTCCTCTTCGTCGGCAATCTCGAAGTGGCTGGTGGCGATGCGGTCCAGCACGTGCAGCTCCCTCCCATCCTTCCACAAGGAAATGCCCGGGGTCTCTGgcctgagcagcagctgaggtACTTTGATGGAGCAATTAAACGTGACATCCTTGTGCTCATTAATCACGATGTGTTGCACCGTGGGGTTAAACTTAATCTGTCCTagagagctggctgagggcTCGTCCTGGGGCTGCTCTGGGCTCCGGTGAGGCCAGTGACCAACAGTGGCCACGCTTCGCTCGTGGCGGTGGGACTCTGCCGACAGGTATGGCCTTAGACCTCGATTTCGGTCAGCGTCGTCTGCAAGAGAAGACCTTGGTTTTGTTACCCCCAGGCAGCAAGTGCCCCCCTCCAAAACGCTGCGAAGCCCCaccattttaattaataattaaaggCAGTTCATTTACAGATGCTCCAAAAATTCAAAATCTCTGAGACCTCTCGTAAGAGCCCCAAGAAGGAAACATGTAGATGGGGGCTGTCCCAAGACTGACTATGTACGAGCAGCACCtccaaaaaaaggctttttaaaacaaatgggaGCAGCTCAGGCTAAAGAAAGTGCTCAGCCACTTCTCTTTCAgcaggagagaggcaggagcTATTTCTGCTGCATCGCACCCCCGGGACTGGAATATAAAAGGATCCCTGGGCAGGCGGAATTTGGGACTTTACTCCACTAAACCCCTTTCAGGGCCTCATCTCAAGCATTTTCAGCTGCGGTAGAGAAAGAGTCCCCGGCAGGGATTTCTCTGATTTTAGGCTGTTTGCTGGTAATGCTGCTTCTTTCCCAGGACAGGGTGAGCTGCTCTGAAAGAGGGAGATGCTCTCTGAGTCAACTACAAATGTTTTTGCTAAGCTAAGTGCCTCCACCGAGCTgcttttctcaggaaaacagCTGCAGATGGATGAAGAAATGCCTTCAGACGGTGTGTAGGAGCAGGCTGCTGTTTAGTGTTGTTCTCCCAGGGTCTTTTCCCAGACATTTTTCCCAAGGGAAGGCTATTTACCAGCTCTTTCTGAGGTCTTCGTGCCCCCGTCTACAAATCACCAAACATACCCAGTGCTGTAGTGGcgttttccccctcccttccacCACTTCCCACCCCAGCCACAAACAAGACGAAGAGCAGCTCCATGTAAAGCAATTCTCCCCAAACTAACCTGTGTATTTTTGAAGAGATAAGATATAGAGAATATAGCACAAGTAGATGCTTTTACTAGACCCTTTCCAAGCTTCCCGAGGCTTTCACAGGCATACAGAATTCCCAAGCAGAGTggtaaatctcccttgctgctttCAGCAAGCAAAGGCATTGTGCCAGACAGGAATTTCAACTAAATTAATTTGCCTCTTCTGAATAAAAAACTGTTCACAATTTAAAAGATAATACTGCAGGTAGAGAGCACAACCTTTTTATTTAACTGGAGTTCAGCTGAGTTTGTTTTCAGGCAGGTCTTAGTCCTCAAACATCAAACAAGTTTTTAAAGCTACGTCATTACTATTGTGAGTAATGAGGCATGAACCTAGTGTGCTTTCCCGAGAGCCAAGAAACACAACCTAATTTTGAGGCTGGATATATTCCTTTGCTAAATTGCTCAGTATTTTTAACCCTCAAGAAATGTTACTTCTAGACAGAAATTTGAGAAGGGTTTTTAAGTTCTGCCCGGTCTGGGGGTGCAGAGGAAAGCACAGGGCTCTCCCTGGCTCTCACACAAAACAATGGGtttccctttcagaaaaaaaaaaaagaccctaaGCTTTTCCAACCTGCTTCCTAAGCTTTACCATCCCAACACAAACAAAGGCCATGTGACTGCTGCAAAACGCAGCCTACTGCCATTTACTTGCGGGCCGGGTCACCAGCTCTCAAACAGGCAGCTCCAAAAAGATTTGCCAAATGCAAACAAGCGAGCGACCCCaaatccccttccctccccggcTCTTCCCAGAGGTTACCCAGGCTGGAGCCACTCGCTGCCTGGCACTATCCAATCTCAAAGAGCTGTTTTCATGCTTCATTTTGAAGCTTTCCAGCTCTGGCCAGAAC from Buteo buteo chromosome 9, bButBut1.hap1.1, whole genome shotgun sequence encodes the following:
- the MERTK gene encoding tyrosine-protein kinase Mer isoform X2; amino-acid sequence: MGGGRWALLWALLAALRPSRGGADDADRNRGLRPYLSAESHRHERSVATVGHWPHRSPEQPQDEPSASSLGQIKFNPTVQHIVINEHKDVTFNCSIKVPQLLLRPETPGISLWKDGRELHVLDRIATSHFEIADEEEVTMTSTFSILAAQRSDNGSYVCKLNISGTEVVSDPISVQLEGLPHFIRQPEKLNVTKNSPFNLTCQAVGPPEPVEIYWFRNNIQVNEKPHISPSVLTVPGLNETTLFSCEAHNSKGLTASNPGQVNVKGIPSAPTSVHVLNRTAHSIVISWVPGFDAFSALYSCSVQVKEAVPQSNVSLLLFNTSVPPHVYHIQQLGPMADYNIRVSCRNEVGWSAFSPWITASTTEGAPTTPPLNVTVSFNESISSVEIRWVKPPLGKIHGELQGYHIWYRWQNSKELNISTEAQPNTSVAVLPVVATNATCSVRVAAITKGGVGPFSSPVEVFIPGSGLITSAPSSTPASGNADSFIVALGFICGTIAVGLILCLSVVIQKRCVETKYGNAFSSNDLELAVNYTAKKSYCRRAVELTLGSLGVSSELQQKLQDVVVDRNALSLGKVLGEGEFGSVMEGHLSQPEGTPQKVAVKTMKLDNFSQREIEEFLSEAACMKDFDHPNVIKLLGVCIELSSQQVPKPMVILPFMKYGDLHSFLLRSRLEMAPQFVPLQTLVKFMVDIALGMEYLSSRHFLHRDLAARNCMLRDDMTVCVADFGLSKKIYSGDYYRQGRIAKMPVKWIAIESLADRVYTTKSDVWAFGVTMWEIATRGMTPYPGVQNHEIYEYLFHGQRLKKPEDCLDELYEIMSACWRANPTTRPTFSQLKVHLEKLLENLPTVRGSGDIIYINTSLPEESPDSTQDSGFPQVDSDLDPGDVAEPCSPRAEKALVAVDVHHNEQWGTRYVLEEQLGGPAEEAYVPLLPNGVAGEGSEWTQASTLPAGSSLVPELPCADSCTEDSKVLLGKGEPAQSGV
- the MERTK gene encoding tyrosine-protein kinase Mer isoform X3, which translates into the protein MGGGRWALLWALLAALRPSRGGADDADRNRGLRPYLSAESHRHERSVATVGHWPHRSPEQPQDEPSASSLGQIKFNPTVQHIVINEHKDVTFNCSIKVPQLLLRPETPGISLWKDGRELHVLDRIATSHFEIADEEEVTMTSTFSILAAQRSDNGSYVCKLNISGTEVVSDPISVQLEGLPHFIRQPEKLNVTKNSPFNLTCQAVGPPEPVEIYWFRNNIQVNEKPHISPSVLTVPGLNETTLFSCEAHNSKGLTASNPGQVNVKGIPSAPTSVHVLNRTAHSIVISWVPGFDAFSALYSCSVQVKEAVPQSNVSLLLFNTSVPPHVYHIQQLGPMADYNIRVSCRNEVGWSAFSPWITASTTEGAPTTPPLNVTVSFNESISSVEIRWVKPPLGKIHGELQGYHIWYRWQNSKELQNISTEAQPNTSVAVLPVVATNATCSVRVAAITKGGVGPFSSPVEVFIPGSASGNADSFIVALGFICGTIAVGLILCLSVVIQKRCVETKYGNAFSSNDLELAVNYTAKKSYCRRAVELTLGSLGVSSELQQKLQDVVVDRNALSLGKVLGEGEFGSVMEGHLSQPEGTPQKVAVKTMKLDNFSQREIEEFLSEAACMKDFDHPNVIKLLGVCIELSSQQVPKPMVILPFMKYGDLHSFLLRSRLEMAPQFVPLQTLVKFMVDIALGMEYLSSRHFLHRDLAARNCMLRDDMTVCVADFGLSKKIYSGDYYRQGRIAKMPVKWIAIESLADRVYTTKSDVWAFGVTMWEIATRGMTPYPGVQNHEIYEYLFHGQRLKKPEDCLDELYEIMSACWRANPTTRPTFSQLKVHLEKLLENLPTVRGSGDIIYINTSLPEESPDSTQDSGFPQVDSDLDPGDVAEPCSPRAEKALVAVDVHHNEQWGTRYVLEEQLGGPAEEAYVPLLPNGVAGEGSEWTQASTLPAGSSLVPELPCADSCTEDSKVLLGKGEPAQSGV